Part of the Woronichinia naegeliana WA131 genome, GGTGGCCAAGGTGTTACGGGAGTTAGAACTCCTTTAAGGCTTTAAACGCTTTTTCGAGAGTCAGCCTCGGCGATCGCTCAAGACTAAAACTCATTTCTCTCTTTGATGACAATTCACAAAGACCCATCCAACCGTTTAAAACCCAAACCAAGGAAATGAGATTAACCCTTCCAGCCAGAAATCTTTTGATTTTCAGAAAAGTGGGAAATCCAGACAGTCTTATCATTGACATTTTGTCTTTTGATATAGTATGATTTCGGGGAAGATATTTATTTGGGTTCTGTTAATATTTTGACCCTAAAATTTAAGCAAAAACCATCAATTTTCTAGAAGCTATGTTAATCTAGAAATAGCAGCGAGAAAAGACAGTATAAAACCATAACATCTAGATAAAATTATCTTGAACCAATGGCTATAACTTTGCGCTCCTTCAGGTAAACTTGGTAGAAAATGAAGACAGTGACTCTCAATGAAAGGTCAAAATGAGAACGAGGCGGCCTGCCTGTTATAGGCTAGAAAATCGTTCCACAAGATTGGATCACTGGATTTAGGTTTGCTAAAAGTGTCTTGAAAATCAAATATCCCCTATCAGTCTCACCATTGAGATACTTAATGTTATTGAAGTATTGGTAAAAGAAGTATTTATTTTCTTAACCCGATATTCAGTAAAACACGAAAGCTTTTTCTTCGGGCATTGAGTAGAGCAGAATACTTGAATATTAGCTTGATTTTTGACCGTTGACTTGTTTGACTGCTGACTAATCTTCTATTTACATCGTTCCTTTAGGAGGAAAATGACTAAAACTGAAAATCAACCAACCTTAAAAATTATTCCCCTCGGTGGCTTACATGAAATTGGCAAGAACACCTGTGTTTTTGAATATAATGATGAAATTATTTTATTAGATGCAGGTATTGCCTTTCCTACCGATGAAATGCACGGTATCAATGTGGTTTTACCCGACATGACCTATCTACGGGAAAATCGCCATAAAATCAAGGGGATGATCGTTACTCACGGCCATGAAGATCATATTGGTGGCATTCCCTACCACCTTAAACAATTTGAAATTCCGATTATCTATGGGCCCCGTTTAGCGATGGCCCTACTGCGCGACAAGTTAGAAGAAGCGGGCATGGTTAAGCGCACCACCTTACAGAGTGTATTACCTAGAGAAATTGTCCGTTTAGGAAAATCGTTTGTGGTGGAATTTATTCGCAATACCCATTCCATTGCTGATAGTTTTAGCGTTGCGATCCATACGCCCATTGGCGTAGTTATCCATAGTGGAGACTTTAAAATCGACCATACACCGGTGGATGGAGAACATTTTGACTTACAGAAATTGGCAGAATATGGCGAAAAAGGTGTTTTGTGCCTACTGAGTGATTCAACCAATGCGGAAGTGGCGGGAACAACTCCCTCGGAACGGTCTGTAATCCCCAATCTGGATCGCGTATTTTCCCAGGCAAAAGGGCGGTTAATGATTACTACCTTTGCGTCTTCTGTTCATCGAGTCAATATCATTCTCAATTTAGCTCTCCAACATCACCGTAAGGTCGCAGTGGTGGGCCGTTCTATGTTGAATGTCATTGCCCATGCCCGTCAATTGGGTTACGTCAAATGTCCTGAAGATCTGTTTGTTCCCCTAAAAGCAGCCCGTAATCTTCCCGATGATCAGGTTCTCATTCTGACGACAGGTTCCCAGGGAGAACCATTGGCCGCAATGACCCGTATTTCTAAAGGGGAACATCCTCAAATTAAGGTTCGTCGTGGCGATACGATCATTTTCTCGGCTAATCCCATTCCAGGTAATACGATCGCCGTCGTTAGCACCATTGATCGGTTAATGATGGAGGGAGCCGATGTTATTTACGGGCGAGAAAAAGGAATTCATGTCTCTGGTCATGGTTCCCAGGAAGAGCACAAATTAATGTTAGCTCTGACCAAACCGAAGTTCTTTGTGCCTGTGCATGGTGAGCATCGGATGTTAGTCAAACACGCTCAAATGGCTCAAGCAATGGGGATTCCGGCTGAAAATACGGTCATTGTCAATAACGGCGATATGATCGAGCTTGCGGCAGATCGGATTGGGATTTCAGGCCAGGTTAAGGCCGGTATTGAGTTAGTAGATCAGGCCGGTATTGTCCATGAACACGTCATGCTGGAACGTCAACACTTAGCGGAGGATGGTTTGGTGACAGTCGCCGCTGCGGTTAGTCGTGACGGAAAATTACTGGCTCAACCAGAAGTCCATCTGCGCGGAGTGGTCATGACCGTAGAACGTGCCCTCTTCCACCAATTAATCATTCGCACTATTGAACGCTTTTTGGTAGAACGTTGGAGTGATTTTTGTATCTCGAATGGCACGGAAAAGGTGAATTGGGACTACCTCCAGAAGGAGTTAGAAAATACATTACAGCGTTTAGTCAAGCGTGAACTGCAAAGTAGTCCGATGTTAGTTTTTATCCTGCAAACGGAAACCCCTCTGTTTTCCACCAACGGTTTTACCAATGGCAAGGGGACAGAAAACGGCGATCGCCTGGTTAATAAGATCAAACCCATGCTTGCTTCCGCTCTATCAACAGTAACCACCATAACATTAGAAGAAAAGGAAGTCAGTAAACCTGAAATTGCTTCGACCAAGACCTATCGTCGCAAACGTTCTACTGCCAGCGTTTCTTAAGATAATCTTTATAACAATTTAAGTACAGAGAATGATATCTTAAAGGAAAGCGATCAACTCTGTATTTTTTTGTCGCCTTATTTTTGACCACAATCAACATTCATACTTATGACACTCTCAAGTCTGACGAACCCTGTCACCCTACCCCAAAATATTCAAGAGATCGCGGTGACGATCGCTGCGAAAAATCTAGATCCAACCCTCTTAAGCGAACAGTTTCTCAAATTAAGTGGCATTGTCCCCAACGAATGGGAAGCAGCTCGACAGCCTGTTTTTAGCCCTGGCGGTTCTCAGATCGTCTTTAAAAATGGTTTAGGTATTGTGGCTCAACCTCGTACCGTTACCTTTATGGAAACAATGGGTAATAAGCCGCAGGAAGAGATTCTGGTGGCAAAAATTGCTATTCAGTTTATTGATAAGTTACCCAATGCAGAATACCAAGGTTTAACCATTAGCCCTAAATATCTGATTCCTTTTCCCCAAAATGCAGACGGTGCTCGTCAATATATTACCCGCACGCTCTTAGCCCCTGGCCCCTGGCAAGATTTTGGCCAAGCGCCCGTCCAAGCAGGTGTTAATTTTCTTTATCAATTTGAAGGCTGTCAATTAAGTCTAGGCATTAATCAAGCGACCCTACAACTTCCTGATCAAGGTAATGTTTCTGCGCTACTGTTTGCCGGGAATTTTAATTATCCGATTGAAAATCCCGATCCTCAGGCCAGACTGAAAATGCTTCACCAATATCTTAATGGCTGGCAGTCTGATCTAGATACCTTCCGAGGCATTGTCTATGATCGCTTTTTAGTCCAACGTCAACCGGAAACGGTTTTTGGCTAATTGGCTTAGGCTGTACTTTCCTTACTTAGTAATCAGCAATTCCAAATTCAGAACGATTTTACCCTATTCCGGCGATCGCGGATACCACGTTGGCCAATATTCAGCAATTCTAAATTTGCGCTGTAGCAAGGGTTTCAGGTTTTAGTTCGCGTAATATGGGGTAAAATTCAACGGGATTAACAAGTTCATTTTACGAGTCTTCAGGCTTTTGGGCATAATAGTACACCTGGGATTGCCCCAAAAACCCTCTTTTAAATGTTCTTTAAATCCCTAAAAGGCTTGCTGTGTCTAAAACTGAGAATTGCTGGTTCTAGTATAGAAATAAATTGGGGAGCGCCCTTCCTATGGGAGAATAGAAAACGGTGGCCAAATTTTAGGTCATCTCGATAAACGATTATTTAAAACGTCTTAAACGAGACTTATTCTAGAAATCCGATGACTGCAACCCTTCGCCCAAAAACTCGCCGTGTAGTCTTTCCCTTCACTGCCATTGTGGGCCAGGAAGAAATGAAACTGGCCTTGCTGTTAAATGTGATCGATCCCAAAATTGGAGGGGTGATGATCATGGGCGATCGCGGAACGGGAAAATCCACAACCATTCGTGCCTTGGCTGACCTTTTACCGGAAATTGAAGTCGTCGCCAATGATCCTTTTAATTCCCACCCCACTGATCCCGATTTAATGAGTGATCAGATTCGCAACCTGGTGGACAATCAAATGCCTCTGACCATTGCGAAAAAGAAAGTAACGATGGTTGATTTACCGTTAGGAGCCACCGAGGATCGGGTTTGCGGCACTATTGATATTGAAAAAGCCCTTTCGGAAGGGGTTAAGGCCTTTGAACCAGGTTTATTGGCCAAGGCCAATCGCGGCATTCTTTATGTGGATGAAGTTAATCTGCTGGATGATCATTTAGTAGATGTACTGCTAGATTCGGCGGCAGGGGGTTGGAATACCGTTGAGCGGGAAGGTATTTCCATTCGTCACCCGGCTCGTTTTGTCTTGGTGGGTTCCGGCAACCCCGAAGAAGGCGAATTGCGTCCCCAGTTGCTAGACCGTTTTGGAATGCACGCCGAAATTCACACGGTACGTGAGCCTAGTCTGCGGGTTCAAATTGTTGAGCAGCGATCAGATTTTGACCAAAACCCTTTGCCTTTTTGTGATCAATATCAATCTGAGCAGGATCAACTACAAGCCAAGTTAGTCACGGCTCAAAACCTATTACCCCAGGTGGCGATCGACTATGAGTTACGGGTTAAAATCTCAGAGGTTTGTTCGGAACTGGATGTGGATGGCTTACGAGGCGATATTGTTTCCAATCGAGCGGCCAAGGCTTTAACTGCTTTTGAGGGACGTACAGAGGTGACAGTGGATGATATTCGTCGAGTCATTGTTCTCTGTTTGCGTCATCGTTTACGCAAAGATCCTTTGGAGTCAATCGATTCGGGTTATAAAGTGGAAAAAACTTTTAATCGGGTTTTTGGTCTAGAGGCAGTTTAGGGATCAAAACACTGCGATTTTGTTACTGAATCATGGATAATTCCCTTGGGCAAGAAATTTTACGATTATCCGAGGTCAGTTTAACGGATGCTAATGGTTTTGAGACGATTTTAAATAATATTTCCTTTTCCCTGAATCGCGGCGATCGCTGGGGAATGATGGGGCCATCGGGGGCGGGTAAAACTTCTTTATTACGTCTCTTAAATCGTCTTCTAGAACCGAGTCAGGGAAGTTGTTTTTTTGAAGGCAAACCCTTTCAGGAGATTCCCATTGTTAGTTTGCGTCGTCAAATTGTTCTTGTACCCCAGGAACCCAAATTACTGGGGATGACGGTTCAAGAAAGTTTGGCCTATCCTCTCACATTACAACAACTTAAACCCCAGGAAATTCAAAGCAAAATTCAACAGAGTTGCGATCGCTTTCACATTCCGGC contains:
- the bchI gene encoding magnesium chelatase ATPase subunit I produces the protein MTATLRPKTRRVVFPFTAIVGQEEMKLALLLNVIDPKIGGVMIMGDRGTGKSTTIRALADLLPEIEVVANDPFNSHPTDPDLMSDQIRNLVDNQMPLTIAKKKVTMVDLPLGATEDRVCGTIDIEKALSEGVKAFEPGLLAKANRGILYVDEVNLLDDHLVDVLLDSAAGGWNTVEREGISIRHPARFVLVGSGNPEEGELRPQLLDRFGMHAEIHTVREPSLRVQIVEQRSDFDQNPLPFCDQYQSEQDQLQAKLVTAQNLLPQVAIDYELRVKISEVCSELDVDGLRGDIVSNRAAKALTAFEGRTEVTVDDIRRVIVLCLRHRLRKDPLESIDSGYKVEKTFNRVFGLEAV
- a CDS encoding ribonuclease J, with the protein product MTKTENQPTLKIIPLGGLHEIGKNTCVFEYNDEIILLDAGIAFPTDEMHGINVVLPDMTYLRENRHKIKGMIVTHGHEDHIGGIPYHLKQFEIPIIYGPRLAMALLRDKLEEAGMVKRTTLQSVLPREIVRLGKSFVVEFIRNTHSIADSFSVAIHTPIGVVIHSGDFKIDHTPVDGEHFDLQKLAEYGEKGVLCLLSDSTNAEVAGTTPSERSVIPNLDRVFSQAKGRLMITTFASSVHRVNIILNLALQHHRKVAVVGRSMLNVIAHARQLGYVKCPEDLFVPLKAARNLPDDQVLILTTGSQGEPLAAMTRISKGEHPQIKVRRGDTIIFSANPIPGNTIAVVSTIDRLMMEGADVIYGREKGIHVSGHGSQEEHKLMLALTKPKFFVPVHGEHRMLVKHAQMAQAMGIPAENTVIVNNGDMIELAADRIGISGQVKAGIELVDQAGIVHEHVMLERQHLAEDGLVTVAAAVSRDGKLLAQPEVHLRGVVMTVERALFHQLIIRTIERFLVERWSDFCISNGTEKVNWDYLQKELENTLQRLVKRELQSSPMLVFILQTETPLFSTNGFTNGKGTENGDRLVNKIKPMLASALSTVTTITLEEKEVSKPEIASTKTYRRKRSTASVS
- a CDS encoding ATP-binding cassette domain-containing protein, with the protein product MDNSLGQEILRLSEVSLTDANGFETILNNISFSLNRGDRWGMMGPSGAGKTSLLRLLNRLLEPSQGSCFFEGKPFQEIPIVSLRRQIVLVPQEPKLLGMTVQESLAYPLTLQQLKPQEIQSKIQQSCDRFHIPAAWLDRNELQLSLGQRQLVTIVRGILMEPKILLLDEPTSALDGDWAEDLLKELCLLNEQGMTIIMVNHQAHLIERFTTQVLSLQAGQLV